A genomic region of Papaver somniferum cultivar HN1 chromosome 7, ASM357369v1, whole genome shotgun sequence contains the following coding sequences:
- the LOC113292813 gene encoding NADPH-dependent aldehyde reductase-like protein, chloroplastic produces MALDNANAIPSSSSLPLENRVAIITGASGGIGGAIARHLASLGAKLVLSYSSNSTQTDLLATELNNSSSSSQPKAISIKANVSDPDQHHFQVKSLFDHAEKVFNSQPHILVNSAGVLDPKYPTISNTNIEDFDHIFNINTKGAFLCAREAANRLVRGGGRRIILISSSMVGGLKPGFGAYAASKAAVETMMRILAKELKGTGITANCVAPGPIATDMFYAGKGEVQIKNVIAESPLSRLGETKDVAPVVGFLAGDASEWVNGQVIRVNGGYV; encoded by the exons ATGGCGCTGGATAATGCGAACGCAAtcccttcttcttcctcactcccACTGGAAAACCGGGTGGCGATAATCACAGGTGCATCAGGTGGAATCGGTGGCGCAATCGCTCGTCACCTTGCCTCTCTCGGTGCAAAATTAGTCCTCAGTTACTCCAGTAACTCAACCCAAACTGATCTCCTTGCCACTGAACTCAacaactcatcatcatcatcacagccAAAAGCAATATCAATCAAAGCCAATGTTTCAGATCCAGAccaacaccat ttccaaGTCAAATCGTTATTCGATCACGCCGAGAAGGTTTTCAATTCACAGCCACATATCTTAGTTAACTCGGCTGGAGTATTAGACCCGAAATACCCAACAATCTCCAACACCAACATCGAAGATTTTGATCACATATTCAACATAAACACTAAAGGAGCGTTCTTATGCGCCAGAGAAGCTGCTAACCGGTTGGTTCGCGGTGGTGGTAGGCGGATTATATTGATTTCGTCGTCTATGGTTGGTGGATTGAAACCTGGGTTCGGTGCTTATGCTGCGTCGAAGGCGGCGGTGGAGACGATGATGAGAATTCTTGCGAAAGAATTGAAAGGGACTGGAATTACAGCTAATTGTGTTGCGCCTGGACCTATTGCAACTGATATGTTTTATGCAGGGAAAGGGGAAGTGCAAATCAAGAATGTGATTGCTGAAAGTCCATTGAGTCGACTCGGTGAAACTAAAGATGTTGCTCCTGTTGTTGGGTTTTTGGCTGGGGATGCTAGTGAGTGGGTTAATGGACAGGTTATTCGTGTTAATGGCGGATATGTTTAG